The Methanospirillum lacunae genome includes a window with the following:
- a CDS encoding S8 family serine peptidase: protein MNYLLTSHFTGLFLLLTIIAAAVALPVTGSEMPDTPKQQISHHSSFGPDPGYAPHQILVRFNTPENPNGMQAIVTSDQITAIHASIGATIIKSYSSAFLPGLQLVRIPDTMTVSEAISWYKTQPSVRYAEPDLIAVLEDPPATVHPSLFKNDRSSSVPNDPYYQYQWSLNNTGQEGGTPGADIKAEGAWNITTGSRDVVVAVLDGGVDYLHPDLIDNIWTDPVTGEHGYDFVDNDSDPMDDEYHGTACAGLIAATGNNSLAMTGVGWKARIMALKWIGSSGWGFESDAISSIEYAMNHGADIISNSWNLVYKSDALIDAVNRYPGLMVWSAANDNMNTDDMQTYAHFQCRNVVSVMASDNRDEKASFSNFGRSSVYLDAPGKDILLIVPMNYTPSSEKSPISGVQSGRSSRVLQSLSDNSSGAGEIPYIILSGTSFAAPLVAGTAALIKAAHPEYNTAQIKSTLIQSVDSIPSLSGFCISGGRLNASAALSRTIPAYDAIENINLPSKVHPGSTCPITVTVQNAGTVPWTSANSVCLKAENSDAIRFNTNTYQLPGLQTVNPGESVVFAFNGTAPGDGSFQLKYRMYQNASGFGQVITGYTSVTNAQILPEIPRALMDSAMVSNNGSLFLIGGYDVYSSDYSDLVYRYDIRNMTWSNLTPMPLKLGEISGGVINGKIYIPGGRTTGIDPIDPTTYVYDINTGQWSSLGTNNTPQAAYGYNTAVLGDRLYVLGGTVRWNVTDRMYYLNTSTATWHQAPSMHVPRAGFAVSSGNNTILVAGGFGNTGTKASSYSSAERFDGVNWSWIADIPGTNGWYYAASASEPDGSLWIAGGYRNISTDIVMDHVGTYNLSLNQWRVTPDKAPIWYPRKTVIGAMDENGYFYTAQGGDYESYSNAFERLRVYFPDLKQVSNLHTTKILPYLITWNWTVPDTNNIDQVQVALDGVNMISLPPEIASYTAARLKPDTTYQLSVRTIDAGGNAGQWMNNSAKTAHWYR from the coding sequence ATTTCACCGGTTTGTTCCTCCTGCTGACTATCATCGCAGCAGCCGTGGCCCTGCCGGTGACCGGTTCAGAGATGCCCGATACACCAAAGCAGCAGATATCCCATCATTCTTCTTTCGGACCAGATCCCGGATATGCACCACACCAAATCTTAGTGCGGTTTAACACACCAGAGAACCCGAATGGCATGCAGGCAATAGTTACTTCTGATCAGATAACCGCCATACACGCCTCAATCGGTGCTACCATAATAAAGAGTTATTCATCGGCATTTCTACCCGGGCTCCAACTGGTCAGAATTCCTGATACAATGACCGTGTCAGAGGCGATATCCTGGTACAAGACCCAACCATCGGTACGGTATGCAGAACCTGATTTGATCGCGGTTCTCGAAGATCCCCCGGCCACGGTACATCCCTCTCTTTTTAAGAATGATCGCAGTTCATCAGTTCCGAATGATCCTTACTACCAGTACCAGTGGAGCCTGAATAACACGGGACAGGAGGGGGGCACTCCGGGGGCCGATATCAAAGCAGAAGGAGCATGGAATATTACCACCGGATCACGTGATGTGGTTGTCGCGGTACTGGATGGAGGGGTTGATTACCTGCATCCTGACCTGATTGACAATATCTGGACTGACCCGGTTACCGGGGAGCATGGATATGATTTTGTCGACAACGATTCTGATCCCATGGATGATGAGTATCATGGAACTGCCTGTGCCGGCCTGATTGCAGCGACCGGGAACAATAGCCTTGCAATGACCGGAGTCGGATGGAAAGCACGGATTATGGCCTTGAAATGGATAGGCTCATCAGGATGGGGATTTGAATCAGATGCCATCAGTAGCATTGAATATGCCATGAACCATGGTGCAGATATCATCTCGAACTCCTGGAATCTTGTTTATAAATCTGATGCTCTCATCGATGCGGTAAACCGGTACCCCGGACTTATGGTATGGTCAGCGGCAAATGATAACATGAATACTGACGACATGCAGACGTATGCACATTTTCAATGCCGTAATGTCGTCTCCGTGATGGCGTCTGATAACCGTGATGAAAAGGCGTCTTTCTCGAATTTCGGGAGATCCTCAGTTTACCTTGATGCGCCGGGAAAGGATATCCTCCTTATTGTACCTATGAATTATACTCCTTCCAGTGAGAAGAGTCCTATTTCAGGAGTTCAGTCAGGGAGATCATCCCGTGTTCTCCAGAGTCTGTCTGATAATAGTTCAGGGGCCGGCGAAATTCCATATATTATTCTTAGCGGAACCTCCTTTGCTGCTCCGCTTGTAGCTGGGACTGCTGCTTTGATCAAAGCAGCTCATCCGGAATACAATACGGCACAAATAAAATCAACACTGATCCAATCGGTCGATAGCATCCCCTCCCTCTCTGGGTTTTGCATCTCTGGCGGAAGGCTCAATGCTTCTGCCGCACTCTCCCGTACAATCCCTGCATATGATGCAATAGAAAACATAAATTTGCCTTCGAAGGTTCATCCGGGGTCTACCTGCCCAATCACCGTCACCGTCCAGAATGCCGGAACAGTGCCCTGGACATCTGCCAACTCAGTCTGCCTCAAGGCGGAAAACAGCGATGCAATCCGGTTTAATACTAACACATATCAGCTTCCTGGGCTGCAAACAGTCAATCCCGGAGAATCGGTGGTGTTTGCATTCAATGGTACTGCACCGGGAGATGGGAGTTTCCAGCTCAAGTACCGGATGTACCAGAATGCCTCCGGATTTGGTCAGGTGATCACAGGGTATACCTCAGTGACCAATGCACAGATACTTCCGGAAATCCCCCGGGCACTCATGGATTCGGCCATGGTATCAAACAATGGATCTCTCTTCCTTATCGGAGGGTATGATGTTTATTCCTCGGATTACTCTGATCTTGTTTATCGATATGATATCAGAAATATGACCTGGTCTAACCTGACGCCGATGCCCCTGAAACTTGGAGAAATCTCTGGCGGTGTGATCAATGGAAAGATCTACATTCCCGGGGGGAGGACAACCGGCATCGATCCAATTGATCCTACGACCTATGTTTATGACATCAATACAGGCCAATGGTCTTCACTCGGAACGAATAATACCCCACAAGCCGCATACGGTTATAACACCGCAGTTCTCGGAGATCGGTTATATGTTCTTGGTGGAACAGTCCGTTGGAACGTCACTGATCGTATGTACTACCTCAACACTTCCACAGCCACCTGGCATCAAGCTCCCTCAATGCACGTTCCGAGAGCTGGATTTGCGGTATCCTCCGGAAATAACACGATACTGGTCGCCGGGGGATTTGGCAATACAGGGACAAAAGCGTCATCATATTCATCTGCAGAGCGATTTGACGGAGTGAACTGGTCCTGGATTGCGGATATTCCCGGTACAAACGGTTGGTATTATGCAGCAAGTGCATCAGAGCCGGATGGGTCACTCTGGATAGCAGGGGGTTATCGCAATATCTCTACCGATATTGTCATGGATCATGTCGGTACCTATAATCTCTCCCTGAACCAGTGGCGGGTAACTCCTGACAAGGCTCCAATCTGGTATCCCAGAAAGACGGTTATCGGGGCGATGGATGAGAATGGATACTTCTATACTGCACAAGGTGGGGATTATGAGAGTTATTCCAACGCGTTTGAACGGTTACGTGTCTATTTTCCTGATTTAAAGCAGGTTTCAAACCTCCATACTACGAAAATTCTTCCGTATCTTATCACCTGGAACTGGACAGTCCCTGATACCAACAATATCGATCAGGTACAGGTCGCTCTGGATGGCGTGAATATGATCAGTCTTCCACCGGAGATCGCCTCATATACTGCTGCTCGACTCAAGCCTGATACAACGTACCAGTTATCGGTCCGGACTATAGATGCCGGAGGAAATGCGGGTCAGTGGATGAATAATTCCGCAAAGACCGCTCACTGGTACCGGTGA